The Vulpes vulpes isolate BD-2025 chromosome 1, VulVul3, whole genome shotgun sequence genome contains the following window.
CCAGCGGGGTCGGCGTGAGCGCTGCCGGCGCGCCAAATGAAGCACCCGAAATTCCAGACAACGTGGGAGATTGGCTCCGGGGCGTCTACCGTTTCGCCACCGACAGGAACGACTTCCGGAGGTAACCGAGGCCCCGGGAGCTTGTCCTTTTCCGGCCCTCCGAGCCCCCTGCGCCCAGCCTGGCGCCTCTGCGTTGCTCTGGCTGAGCATTGGAGCGGTCCTTGGCTGGGAGAGTTCCCGTGCGGCAGAAGCGATCTTTTGAGTTACTGGGCTATGTCTAGAGAATTCTCACCCTGACCAGGGGGACCCGGGAAAAAGAGGCGCCAACACAAACAGGCCTAGGCGAGTGTTTAATTGTCCTTTGCATTTGATTCTGCTCAGTGGATACAGAAACGGACTCCAAGTAACCATATAGTTCTTGGGCAACCTACCATTGTAAAGCTCTACGTTCTTGCAATTCTAAAAGCGTTTATGCCTCCGAAGATTTTTCCAGGGCGGTGATGGCAAGGCTTTCCCCCAGTATCTTTCCTTAACTAAAGACAAGTGAGTCAGTGACGACAAGGTTAATGAGATGTTCTTTTTCCAGGAACTTGATCCTCAATTTGGGACTTTTTGCTGCGGGAGTTTGGCTGGCTAGGAATTTGAGTGACATTGACCTAATGGCACCTCAGCCGGGGGTGTAGCCAAATAGGTAAGAACCTGAGCTCTGCGGGTTTGGGAGCTCTAGAGGTTGAGAGAAGCAATAATATTTGTCATCTATTCACAAAATACAGGAAGGAGATTTGATAGAAGTCCTTGGCTGTTCCTAGTTAAATGTGTTTACAGATGTTATGAGGAATTTTGAGTCTCTTACTAATTTTCCTCCAGTGCTTTTACATTTCTAATGCCACTGTTGTCCTGTTGTCTGATTGCAGACACATGGAACCCCCTGTGCTGTACTTGAACCTTCCAAAACTAGAGCCTCCAATTTATGACCGTCACAAGACTTAGCCCTCTTGGAAGTTGAAGCTTCAATCAGACCACCTTCCCTTCCCAATTGCTTCGTCTCCTTGAGCCCACTCAGAACTCCATTCTCTGGTCAGCAGTCAGGTTTCAGCCAAAGTGTTGTCCTCTGTTCTGTAAAGTTCTGTACATAGTTCCTAAGTTTCTGCAGGGGGTGATCTTTGCTCTTGTCCTGAGGAATAACCTaatgatattttaagaaatatttggaataaaGACGTATACAAAGaccatcattttattct
Protein-coding sequences here:
- the TOMM6 gene encoding mitochondrial import receptor subunit TOM6 homolog is translated as MASSGVGVSAAGAPNEAPEIPDNVGDWLRGVYRFATDRNDFRRNLILNLGLFAAGVWLARNLSDIDLMAPQPGV